The Deltaproteobacteria bacterium genome window below encodes:
- a CDS encoding TIGR03619 family F420-dependent LLM class oxidoreductase, producing MFTEVDGAMRTLDPFATLAFLAAATQRIGLGTGVLNLPFRPALPTAKWLATVQDLSGGRMRLGVGTGWMDEEFRALGLDSKRRGKMTDESLEVLHRCFAEDVVEVNGQQILFHPRPARPPIYVGGWPPHALRRAVRFGDGWIPAGMEPEALRSAIAELHELWQAAGRTSPEVVAMKTLPLEDLPRAVDYALAFRDVGVTHLVHTQEHKGGAEYRRTIALLEERIRPALG from the coding sequence GTGTTCACCGAGGTCGACGGCGCGATGCGGACCCTCGATCCCTTCGCGACATTGGCTTTCTTGGCCGCGGCCACCCAACGGATCGGGCTGGGCACCGGAGTCTTGAATCTGCCCTTCAGACCGGCCTTGCCCACAGCCAAGTGGCTAGCGACCGTGCAGGACTTGTCCGGCGGGCGGATGCGACTTGGCGTCGGCACCGGCTGGATGGATGAGGAGTTTCGTGCACTGGGTCTGGATTCAAAGCGGCGGGGAAAGATGACGGACGAATCGCTGGAGGTGCTCCATCGGTGCTTCGCGGAGGACGTCGTGGAAGTGAATGGCCAACAGATCCTCTTCCACCCGCGGCCAGCCCGACCTCCCATTTATGTCGGCGGTTGGCCGCCACACGCCCTGCGTCGCGCGGTGCGCTTCGGCGACGGCTGGATTCCCGCCGGTATGGAGCCCGAGGCCCTGCGTAGTGCGATCGCCGAGCTGCATGAACTTTGGCAAGCGGCCGGGCGGACATCGCCCGAAGTGGTCGCCATGAAGACACTTCCGCTCGAGGATCTCCCGCGCGCCGTAGACTACGCGCTCGCGTTCCGTGATGTGGGCGTCACCCACCTGGTTCACACGCAGGAGCACAAAGGGGGAGCGGAGTACCGCCGAACGATCGCGCTCCTCGAAGAACGTATCCGTCCGGCCCTGGGCTGA